In Polaribacter sp. Hel_I_88, the following proteins share a genomic window:
- a CDS encoding polysaccharide lyase 6 family protein — translation MKKTTLIFTFIISLLSIKGYAQELLVSSILEYNKAIKTAKPGTTIVLQNGTWKDVELNAYGNGTEDNPIIVKAENAGEVVISGNSTLNIYGNYIIVSGLWFKDGLSTYKSVVQFRKNSKEFANNCRLTNSTISYFAVEDGINNHWVDIWGKNNRVDHNNFTGKMSPGTTVVVWLKGDEHIENNHKIDYNYFGVRPELGTNGGETIRIGTSANSKKSSKTLVERNIFAGCDGEIEIISNKSGDNIFRDNLFLGSKGALTLRHGDNALVERNVFLGNGVSKTGGIRVINSGHIIRNNLMIGLLGDGYRGSIVLMNGVPNSPLNRYEQVKNVDIQNNTIINSGPISFGEGKDDEKSLAPTNVNFANNLVFNNTSNKNVIFVDESANINFNNNYIDANGTSEKGFTSTKITFKDFQNVPIPTADNTDLLVASINAKSSEEDINGSKRTAFNVGAFNLDATDLPKALKLRAGPGWKPEIIAPVIEVEDIIVEPGVESLRKSIAKAAAGATLILQTGEYIFEKTIKIDKNITIKGDKGGASILTAMKDLEKPISYFFRVNEGVKFSLSDVIIDGEVSNPKYAIVSPDKNEGGLYSVFVDNVVFKNFNNKDGGAIFKAYNGTKADTLSFKNSRFDNSYRGFNLSYDKDEVGFYNANIIILENSVFKDIEEEAVNYIRNTPLEDIPGGKLVVTNCVFSNVNNEEKGNFLKTTGIYAVEITNTVFENSYKQKAPIDLKGNYNFITNCLIHNSGFVKTSKGAKDEDLIYNNPKWDDDVLFIPSKKSPLLKENNDKERIGLKE, via the coding sequence ATGAAAAAAACAACATTAATATTTACTTTTATTATTTCTTTACTTTCAATTAAAGGATATGCCCAAGAACTTCTAGTTTCTAGTATTTTAGAATATAATAAAGCTATAAAAACAGCAAAGCCTGGAACTACAATTGTATTACAAAATGGAACTTGGAAAGATGTAGAACTTAATGCATATGGAAATGGAACAGAGGATAATCCTATAATTGTAAAAGCAGAAAATGCTGGAGAAGTAGTTATTTCTGGAAATTCCACTTTAAATATATATGGTAATTATATAATTGTTAGCGGTTTATGGTTTAAAGATGGTCTGTCTACTTACAAATCTGTTGTTCAATTTAGAAAAAATTCTAAAGAATTTGCTAATAATTGTAGATTAACCAATTCAACAATTTCTTATTTTGCTGTTGAAGATGGTATAAATAATCACTGGGTAGATATTTGGGGTAAAAATAACAGAGTAGATCACAATAATTTTACTGGTAAAATGAGTCCTGGAACTACAGTTGTAGTTTGGTTAAAAGGTGATGAACATATAGAGAATAATCATAAGATTGATTATAATTACTTTGGAGTAAGGCCAGAATTAGGAACAAATGGTGGAGAAACGATAAGAATTGGTACAAGTGCAAATTCCAAAAAATCTTCTAAAACATTAGTGGAAAGAAACATATTTGCAGGTTGTGATGGGGAAATAGAAATAATTTCTAACAAATCTGGAGATAATATTTTTAGAGACAATTTATTTTTGGGAAGTAAAGGAGCTTTAACTTTAAGACATGGAGATAATGCTTTAGTAGAAAGAAATGTATTTCTTGGTAATGGAGTATCTAAAACAGGTGGAATTAGAGTAATTAATTCTGGACATATTATCAGAAATAATTTAATGATAGGTTTGTTAGGTGATGGCTATAGAGGCTCAATTGTACTTATGAATGGTGTGCCAAACTCGCCATTAAATAGATACGAACAAGTTAAAAATGTTGATATCCAAAATAATACCATCATCAATTCAGGACCAATTTCATTTGGAGAAGGTAAAGATGATGAAAAATCTCTAGCACCTACAAATGTTAATTTTGCCAACAATTTAGTATTTAATAATACATCTAATAAAAACGTGATTTTTGTTGATGAATCTGCAAATATCAACTTTAATAACAATTATATAGATGCAAATGGTACTTCTGAAAAAGGTTTTACATCAACTAAAATAACTTTTAAAGATTTTCAAAATGTTCCTATTCCAACTGCAGATAATACAGATTTGTTAGTTGCATCAATAAACGCTAAAAGTTCTGAAGAAGATATTAATGGTTCAAAAAGAACGGCATTTAATGTTGGAGCTTTTAATTTAGATGCTACAGATTTACCCAAAGCATTAAAATTAAGAGCTGGCCCAGGTTGGAAACCAGAAATTATTGCTCCAGTTATTGAAGTAGAAGATATTATTGTGGAACCTGGTGTTGAATCTTTAAGAAAATCTATTGCTAAAGCTGCTGCTGGTGCTACCCTTATTTTACAAACTGGAGAGTATATTTTTGAGAAAACCATTAAAATTGACAAAAATATTACGATTAAAGGTGATAAAGGAGGTGCATCAATCTTAACAGCAATGAAAGATTTAGAAAAACCAATTAGTTACTTTTTTAGAGTAAATGAAGGGGTAAAATTTTCTTTAAGTGATGTTATAATTGATGGTGAAGTTTCAAACCCAAAATATGCAATAGTTTCACCAGACAAAAATGAAGGAGGTCTTTACAGTGTTTTTGTGGATAATGTGGTTTTTAAAAATTTCAACAATAAAGACGGAGGTGCAATTTTTAAAGCCTATAATGGTACAAAAGCAGATACGTTAAGTTTTAAAAATTCGAGATTCGATAATAGCTACAGAGGTTTTAATTTATCTTATGATAAAGATGAAGTCGGTTTTTATAATGCCAATATTATTATTTTAGAAAATTCAGTTTTTAAAGATATTGAAGAAGAAGCTGTAAACTATATTAGAAATACACCTCTAGAAGATATTCCTGGAGGAAAATTAGTAGTAACAAACTGTGTTTTTAGCAATGTAAATAATGAAGAAAAGGGGAACTTCTTAAAAACAACAGGAATTTATGCAGTTGAGATTACGAATACTGTTTTTGAAAACAGTTACAAACAAAAAGCACCTATAGACTTAAAAGGAAATTATAACTTTATTACAAACTGTTTGATTCATAATAGTGGATTTGTAAAAACATCTAAAGGTGCAAAAGATGAAGATTTAATTTATAATAATCCAAAATGGGATGATGATGTTCTTTTTATTCCAAGTAAAAAATCGCCTTTGTTAAAAGAGAATAATGATAAAGAAAGAATTGGGTTAAAAGAGTAA
- the panD gene encoding aspartate 1-decarboxylase, translated as MLVQVVKSKIHRVKVTGADLNYIGSITIDEDLMDAAGIIEGERVQIVNNNNGNRLETYAIPGPRKSGEITLNGAASRLVAVGDVLILIVYAFMELEEAKKFKPQLVFPNEKDNTLT; from the coding sequence ATGTTAGTACAAGTTGTAAAATCAAAAATCCATCGTGTAAAAGTTACAGGTGCAGATTTAAATTATATAGGAAGCATTACCATAGATGAAGATTTAATGGATGCTGCTGGTATTATTGAAGGCGAACGTGTTCAAATTGTGAACAATAATAACGGAAATCGTTTAGAAACATACGCAATTCCTGGACCTCGAAAAAGTGGCGAAATCACTTTAAATGGTGCAGCCTCTAGATTGGTTGCTGTTGGTGATGTTTTAATTTTAATTGTATATGCTTTTATGGAATTAGAAGAAGCCAAAAAATTCAAACCACAATTAGTTTTTCCGAACGAAAAAGATAACACCCTTACATAA
- the glmS gene encoding glutamine--fructose-6-phosphate transaminase (isomerizing), whose translation MCGISAYIGYRDAYPIVINGLKRLEYRGYDSSGVMIYDGEKMQLSKTKGKVSDLEKITDAEEERKVGKIGMGHTRWATHGVPNDVNSHPHYSQSGDLVIVHNGIIENYDTIKKELITRGYTFKSDTDTEVLINLIEEVKKTEGCKLGKAVQLALTNAVGAYAITVFDKNRPNEIVVARLGSPIAIGVGDANKEFFIASDASPFLEYTKNAIYLEDEEMAVVKLGKEIKVFKIKDDSKVEPTIQKLQMSLDQIEKGGFDHFMLKEIHEQPKAITDTFRGRMLVEENMIKMSSIDDNLDKFLNANRIIIIACGTSWHAGLVGEYLFEDMARIPVEVEYASEFRYRNPIITNKDVVIAISQSGETADTLAAIKLAKSKGAFVYGVCNVVGSSIARETHSGAYTHAGPEIGVASTKAFTTQITVLTLIALKLGKANGSLADHTFKDYLKKMQLIPRQVEKLLKIDEHVKSIAAVYKDATNCLYLGRGFNFPVALEGALKLKEISYIHAEGYPAAEMKHGPIALIDENMPIFVIATNRGHYEKVVSNIQEIKSRAGKIIAVVTEGDTQVREIADHVIEVPDTEEALTPLLTTIPLQLLSYHIAVMLGKNVDQPRNLAKSVTVE comes from the coding sequence ATGTGTGGAATTTCAGCTTACATAGGTTATAGAGATGCCTATCCAATAGTTATTAATGGTTTAAAAAGATTAGAGTATAGAGGTTATGACAGTTCTGGTGTCATGATTTATGATGGAGAAAAAATGCAACTTTCTAAAACCAAAGGAAAAGTTTCTGATTTAGAAAAAATTACGGACGCAGAAGAAGAAAGAAAAGTAGGTAAAATTGGAATGGGGCATACACGTTGGGCAACGCATGGAGTTCCTAATGATGTAAACTCACATCCTCATTATTCTCAATCAGGAGATTTAGTAATTGTACACAATGGTATTATTGAAAATTATGATACGATTAAAAAGGAGCTAATTACTAGAGGCTACACTTTTAAAAGTGATACAGATACTGAAGTTTTAATCAACTTAATTGAAGAAGTTAAAAAAACAGAAGGTTGTAAACTTGGGAAAGCTGTTCAGTTAGCATTAACAAATGCTGTTGGAGCTTATGCCATAACTGTTTTCGATAAAAATAGACCTAATGAAATTGTTGTAGCGCGTTTAGGAAGTCCTATTGCAATTGGTGTAGGAGATGCTAACAAAGAGTTTTTTATAGCATCAGATGCTTCACCTTTTTTAGAATATACAAAAAATGCCATCTATTTAGAAGATGAAGAAATGGCAGTTGTAAAATTAGGGAAAGAAATAAAAGTTTTTAAGATAAAGGACGACTCTAAAGTAGAGCCAACTATCCAGAAACTTCAAATGAGTTTAGATCAAATTGAAAAAGGTGGTTTCGATCATTTTATGTTGAAAGAAATTCATGAGCAACCTAAAGCAATTACAGATACTTTTAGAGGTAGAATGTTAGTGGAGGAAAATATGATTAAGATGTCAAGTATCGATGATAATCTTGATAAATTTTTAAATGCAAACAGAATTATTATTATTGCTTGTGGTACCTCTTGGCATGCAGGTTTGGTTGGAGAATATCTTTTTGAAGATATGGCTAGAATTCCTGTAGAAGTAGAATACGCTTCTGAATTTAGATATAGAAATCCAATTATTACAAATAAAGATGTTGTAATAGCAATTTCACAATCTGGTGAAACTGCAGATACTTTAGCAGCTATTAAACTAGCTAAATCAAAAGGAGCTTTTGTATATGGTGTTTGTAATGTTGTAGGTTCATCTATTGCAAGAGAAACACATTCTGGAGCTTATACACATGCAGGTCCAGAAATTGGAGTTGCATCAACAAAAGCATTTACAACACAAATTACTGTGTTAACTTTAATAGCACTTAAATTAGGAAAAGCAAACGGATCTTTAGCAGACCATACTTTTAAAGATTATCTTAAAAAGATGCAATTAATTCCTAGGCAAGTAGAAAAATTGCTGAAAATTGATGAGCATGTTAAAAGTATTGCAGCTGTTTATAAAGATGCAACCAACTGTTTGTATTTAGGTAGAGGTTTTAACTTCCCTGTGGCTTTAGAAGGAGCTTTAAAATTAAAAGAAATTTCTTATATTCATGCAGAAGGATATCCAGCAGCAGAAATGAAACATGGTCCTATTGCTTTGATTGACGAGAATATGCCAATTTTTGTGATTGCCACAAACAGAGGTCATTATGAGAAAGTAGTAAGTAACATTCAAGAGATAAAATCTAGAGCTGGTAAAATTATTGCAGTGGTTACAGAAGGAGATACGCAAGTAAGAGAAATAGCAGATCACGTAATTGAGGTTCCTGATACAGAAGAGGCATTAACACCTTTATTAACGACTATCCCTTTACAGTTATTGTCTTATCATATAGCAGTAATGTTAGGTAAAAATGTAGATCAACCTAGAAATTTAGCAAAATCAGTTACTGTAGAGTAA
- a CDS encoding RagB/SusD family nutrient uptake outer membrane protein yields the protein MKNLYILLAVVLFITACDNDLDQSPPKQLEASALTDLTGVLNAAYHYQTGTATPLAIMGDFRADNMLMDEEPYPAFDRFNSDLAGGDLVEQFFRPFYSNLYKSILSANNVINNSTQANDIAQAKFLRALSYFKLIMVFGDVPVNLDEAPSAEDLTIFARQPAEGIYNTIIIPDFQDAIASLDNSGLSSGRATKVAAQGFLGKVYMHRRNFSGAATQLAAAISGASSAGISLESNFANVTNDSSSEIIFATQISSSIPSAYTAGTDFAGWFEGGDTKSLFPLDSDLTAAFDASSAAGGGTDLRKDLSINPALSVGNKYNETLEQDFIELRLSDVILLYAEALNETGSPATTVLPLLDDIRDRAGLNSLTGTITSQSAIREAIQDERRLELAFEGHRWFDLVRTGTVDAEMGQTINSNYHVFPIPNSEVLASNGVITQNPGYIN from the coding sequence ATGAAAAATTTATATATACTATTAGCTGTTGTATTATTTATTACAGCTTGTGATAATGATTTAGATCAATCACCTCCAAAACAACTTGAGGCAAGTGCTTTAACAGATTTAACGGGTGTTCTAAATGCAGCTTACCATTATCAAACAGGAACTGCAACTCCATTAGCAATTATGGGAGACTTTAGGGCAGATAATATGTTGATGGATGAAGAACCTTATCCTGCATTCGACAGATTTAATTCGGATTTAGCAGGTGGAGATTTGGTTGAACAATTTTTTCGTCCATTTTACAGTAACTTGTATAAATCAATATTAAGCGCAAATAATGTAATTAATAACTCAACACAAGCCAATGATATTGCACAAGCAAAATTTTTAAGAGCATTATCTTACTTTAAACTTATAATGGTTTTTGGTGATGTACCTGTTAATTTAGATGAAGCACCAAGTGCAGAAGATTTAACTATTTTTGCAAGACAACCTGCAGAAGGTATTTATAATACTATAATAATTCCAGATTTTCAAGACGCAATTGCTTCTTTAGATAATTCTGGTTTATCAAGTGGACGTGCAACTAAAGTTGCTGCTCAAGGATTTCTTGGAAAAGTTTATATGCACAGGCGTAATTTTAGTGGAGCAGCTACACAACTTGCTGCTGCTATAAGTGGCGCTAGTTCTGCAGGAATTTCTTTAGAAAGTAATTTTGCAAACGTTACTAATGATTCAAGTTCTGAAATTATTTTTGCAACTCAAATATCAAGTTCTATTCCTTCTGCATATACAGCAGGTACAGATTTTGCTGGTTGGTTTGAAGGTGGTGATACAAAATCACTTTTCCCTTTAGATTCTGATTTAACTGCTGCTTTTGATGCTAGTAGTGCTGCTGGAGGAGGAACTGACTTAAGAAAAGATTTATCTATTAACCCTGCATTATCTGTAGGAAATAAATATAATGAAACTCTTGAACAAGATTTTATAGAACTAAGATTATCTGATGTAATCTTATTATATGCAGAAGCTTTAAACGAAACTGGTTCTCCTGCAACAACAGTGTTACCTTTATTAGATGACATTAGAGATAGAGCTGGTTTAAATAGTTTAACAGGAACAATCACTTCTCAATCAGCTATAAGAGAAGCTATTCAAGATGAAAGAAGACTAGAATTAGCTTTTGAAGGCCATAGATGGTTTGATTTAGTAAGAACAGGAACTGTTGATGCTGAAATGGGACAAACAATCAATTCAAATTATCATGTTTTTCCAATTCCAAATTCAGAAGTTTTAGCTAGTAATGGAGTTATAACTCAAAATCCTGGCTATATAAATTAA
- a CDS encoding DUF4270 family protein → MRNFIRRSVYISVFVCLSVAIVSCEKDFTDIGSNVISNVKFDTNVDSVYVTAENSPLVRIQSDNIGLITQPQPTDLNQYLLGVYASPDYEKLEASIVSQLAISPGLQVVDDADITDTTDVVSVVDTVFLKLPYQVSLDADGTKFEIDSVIGDKTKPFNLNVYRTNTFISQLNLADPTKTNKFFSDADFEKLGDPLNDQLNFPFTPNENDTILVVNRKLFDGSIYKNDTVRYTASATSTIPVPFARIPLNKETFKNLFLDKYGEAEFSSPAAFNDYFRGVILEASGNEGSLISFNFINPNADLNPSIEVYYTNTVLNKGTTDTLKTVRKNNSFPLSGFRINTYKMEEKVYTDNNTIKIQGTAGSEGNITLFDQNKIDELKAKNWLINDATLTFYVNKNADSENLPERLYLYKSNQVGSSTVFTQIKDAYSEIASGGILGFLDADGESYSFKLTDYLSDILSGEITYDSTLKLKAFNPSDLPNSTSDESFRNYSWNPKAVTIFNNTLANGDKRPILKISYSEKK, encoded by the coding sequence GTGAGAAATTTTATTAGAAGAAGTGTTTATATAAGTGTTTTTGTATGCTTATCAGTAGCAATAGTATCTTGTGAAAAAGATTTTACAGATATTGGATCGAACGTGATTAGTAATGTGAAGTTTGATACCAATGTTGATTCAGTTTATGTTACTGCAGAAAATAGTCCTTTAGTCAGGATTCAATCAGATAATATAGGTTTAATAACACAACCTCAACCTACGGATTTAAATCAATATTTATTGGGTGTATATGCCAGCCCAGACTATGAAAAATTAGAAGCTTCTATTGTTTCTCAATTAGCAATTTCACCAGGTTTACAAGTTGTAGATGATGCAGATATTACAGATACAACAGATGTTGTTAGTGTTGTTGATACGGTTTTTTTAAAATTACCATATCAAGTAAGTTTAGACGCAGATGGAACAAAATTTGAAATTGATTCTGTGATAGGTGATAAAACCAAACCTTTCAATTTAAATGTTTACAGGACTAATACTTTTATTAGTCAATTAAATTTAGCAGATCCAACAAAGACAAACAAGTTTTTTTCTGATGCTGATTTTGAAAAATTAGGAGATCCATTAAATGATCAACTTAATTTCCCTTTTACACCTAACGAAAATGATACGATATTAGTTGTTAATAGAAAACTGTTTGATGGTTCCATTTATAAAAATGACACTGTTAGATATACAGCCTCTGCAACAAGTACAATTCCTGTTCCTTTTGCTAGAATTCCCTTAAACAAAGAAACTTTTAAGAATTTATTTTTAGATAAATACGGAGAAGCTGAATTTTCTTCCCCAGCAGCTTTTAACGATTATTTTAGAGGAGTTATTTTAGAGGCTTCAGGGAATGAAGGTTCTTTAATATCGTTTAATTTTATTAACCCTAATGCAGATTTAAATCCATCTATTGAAGTTTATTATACAAATACCGTTTTAAATAAAGGAACAACGGATACTTTAAAAACGGTAAGAAAAAATAATTCTTTTCCTTTATCAGGTTTTAGGATTAACACCTACAAGATGGAGGAGAAAGTATATACGGATAATAATACGATAAAAATACAGGGAACTGCTGGTAGTGAAGGCAATATTACTTTATTTGATCAAAATAAAATAGACGAGTTAAAAGCCAAAAATTGGTTGATTAACGATGCTACACTAACTTTTTATGTAAATAAAAATGCTGATTCAGAGAATCTTCCAGAAAGATTATATCTTTATAAGAGTAATCAAGTTGGTTCAAGTACTGTATTTACTCAAATAAAGGATGCCTATAGTGAAATTGCATCTGGTGGTATTCTTGGATTTTTAGACGCAGATGGAGAAAGCTATTCTTTTAAACTTACGGATTATTTATCTGATATTTTAAGTGGAGAAATCACCTATGATTCAACATTAAAATTAAAAGCCTTTAATCCCTCAGATTTACCAAATTCTACCAGTGATGAGTCTTTTAGAAATTATAGCTGGAATCCGAAAGCAGTTACAATTTTTAATAATACATTAGCAAATGGTGATAAAAGACCAATATTAAAAATATCCTATTCAGAAAAAAAATAA
- the panC gene encoding pantoate--beta-alanine ligase: MIIFKEKHALKVYLATLKAQNKTIGFVPTMGALHQGHLSLIKQAQQRNDVVVVSIFVNPTQFDNKEDLAKYPKTLESDTKLLESVACDVLFHPSIEEIYHKNIVSESFDFDGLEHQMEGKFRDGHFNGVGTIVKTLFEIVEPDNAYFGQKDFQQLQIIKKMVEKHQLNLKIKGCKIFREKDGLAMSSRNVRLTKEQREIAPFIYKTLKKAKKKFSDKSADKVSKWVENQFKKEPLLKLEYFTIADEKTLETIIKKESDKKYRAFIAVFAGEIRLIDNIQLKN; encoded by the coding sequence ATGATTATTTTCAAAGAAAAACATGCTTTAAAAGTGTATTTAGCAACATTAAAAGCGCAAAATAAAACAATAGGTTTTGTGCCAACAATGGGTGCTTTACACCAAGGGCATTTGTCTTTAATTAAACAAGCTCAGCAAAGAAATGATGTAGTAGTTGTTAGCATTTTTGTAAATCCTACGCAGTTTGATAATAAAGAAGATCTTGCAAAATATCCTAAAACGTTAGAAAGTGACACTAAATTATTAGAAAGTGTTGCTTGTGATGTGCTTTTTCATCCTTCAATAGAAGAAATTTACCATAAAAATATCGTTTCAGAAAGTTTTGATTTTGATGGTTTGGAACATCAAATGGAAGGAAAATTTAGAGATGGTCATTTTAACGGAGTTGGTACCATCGTAAAAACATTGTTCGAAATTGTTGAGCCAGATAATGCCTATTTTGGACAAAAAGATTTTCAGCAATTGCAAATCATCAAAAAAATGGTTGAGAAACATCAATTAAATTTAAAAATTAAAGGGTGTAAAATTTTTAGAGAAAAAGATGGTTTAGCAATGAGTTCTAGAAATGTTAGATTAACTAAAGAACAAAGAGAAATTGCTCCTTTTATTTACAAAACACTTAAAAAAGCAAAGAAAAAATTTAGTGATAAAAGTGCTGATAAAGTGAGTAAATGGGTAGAAAATCAATTTAAAAAAGAACCTTTATTAAAACTAGAGTATTTTACAATTGCCGATGAAAAAACATTAGAAACAATTATCAAAAAAGAATCTGACAAAAAATACAGAGCTTTTATTGCTGTTTTTGCTGGCGAAATTAGATTGATAGATAACATTCAATTAAAAAATTAG
- a CDS encoding glycogen/starch synthase, producing the protein MKDKRILFVSSEVVPYLPETELSKTAFASAKNAHSKGVQTRIFMPRYGVINERRHQLHEVIRLSGMNLVVNDIDMPLIIKVASIPKERMQVYFIDNEEYFKRKAVFTDEDDELFEDNDERAIFFAKGVVETVKKLNWAPDVIHIHGWMASLLPLYLKEFYKEEPLFTESKIVTSLYKNGFEGELNSDLAEKVQFDLNNPEKIKTIQTPNHNNILKSAIENSDAIIHGSETIDEDLASFIEKQEKPVLEYQEENLKEAYLNFYAELIAAN; encoded by the coding sequence ATGAAAGACAAAAGAATTTTATTTGTATCGTCTGAAGTTGTGCCTTATTTACCAGAAACAGAGTTGTCTAAAACAGCTTTTGCCTCTGCTAAAAATGCCCATTCTAAAGGAGTTCAAACCCGTATTTTTATGCCAAGATATGGTGTAATTAATGAAAGAAGACATCAATTACATGAGGTTATTAGGCTCTCTGGAATGAACCTAGTTGTGAATGATATAGATATGCCTTTAATTATAAAAGTAGCTTCTATTCCTAAAGAAAGAATGCAAGTTTATTTTATAGATAATGAAGAGTATTTTAAAAGAAAGGCCGTTTTTACAGATGAAGATGATGAGCTTTTTGAAGACAATGACGAAAGAGCCATTTTCTTTGCAAAAGGAGTTGTAGAAACTGTAAAGAAATTAAACTGGGCTCCAGATGTTATACATATACATGGCTGGATGGCATCTTTACTACCTCTTTATTTAAAAGAATTTTATAAAGAAGAGCCTTTATTTACAGAAAGTAAAATTGTTACTTCTTTATATAAAAATGGTTTTGAAGGCGAATTAAATTCAGATTTGGCTGAAAAAGTACAATTTGATTTAAATAATCCAGAAAAAATAAAAACGATACAAACACCAAATCATAATAATATTTTAAAAAGTGCTATTGAAAATTCGGATGCAATTATTCATGGAAGTGAAACAATTGATGAAGATTTGGCTTCTTTTATAGAAAAACAAGAAAAGCCTGTTTTAGAATATCAAGAGGAGAACCTAAAAGAAGCTTATTTAAATTTTTATGCTGAATTAATAGCAGCTAATTAA